In the genome of Dermacentor silvarum isolate Dsil-2018 chromosome 1, BIME_Dsil_1.4, whole genome shotgun sequence, one region contains:
- the LOC125944102 gene encoding uncharacterized protein LOC125944102, producing the protein MCPFVYKTLHAAASKSCVRVTEKVWYGCTYALGYGIACPQRMFNSVRTLRVRVRMRLVAGVLLELRRDLLPAMRPCLSSYRNIVAFKPVETRFLYMAMALKEETETVDCQRSFLFRQRRAAFEREQ; encoded by the exons atgtgtcccttcgtctacaaaactctgcacgctgcggcatcgaagtccTGTGTACGGGTCACGGAGAAAGTGTGgtacgggtgcacgtatgcgcttggatacgggatagcctgccctcaacggatgttcaacagtgtacgcacgctgcgcgtacgcgtacgtatgag actagttgctggtgtcctgctggagctgagaagagatctgctgcctgccatgagaccatgtctctcaagttaccgcaatattgttgccttcaaa cctgtcgagacaaggtttctgtacatggccatggcgctcaaggaagaaaccgagactgtagactgccaacgttcattcctgttccggcaaagacgggcAGCA TTTGAGAGGGAACAGTAA